One stretch of Excalfactoria chinensis isolate bCotChi1 chromosome 31, bCotChi1.hap2, whole genome shotgun sequence DNA includes these proteins:
- the LOC140263514 gene encoding scale keratin-like, with the protein MSCYDLCPPRTSVAVPQPIAESCNELCARQCPDSTAFIQPPPVVVTFPGPILSSFPQQAVVGSSGAPAFGGSLGLGGLYGAGATQGSGGLCTFGRPYTSACSPCPLPRYSRKLWDTCGPC; encoded by the coding sequence ATGTCTTGCTACGACCTGTGCCCACCCAGAACCAGCGTGGCCGTGCCCCAGCCCATCGCTGAGAGCTGCAACGAGCTGTGCGCGCGCCAGTGCCCCGACTCGACGGCCTTCATCCAGCCACCGCCCGTCGTCGTCACCTTCCCCGgccccatcctcagctccttcccccagcaaGCCGTGGTGGGCTCCTCCGGAGCACCCGCCTTTGGGGGCtccctggggctggggggccTCTACGGCGCCGGGGCCACTCAGGGCTCGGGGGGCCTCTGCACCTTTGGCAGACCCTACacttctgcctgcagcccctgccccttGCCCCGCTACAGCAGGAAGCTCTGGGACACCTGCGGGCCTTGCTAA
- the LOC140263517 gene encoding scale keratin-like translates to MSCYDLCPPRTSVAVPQPIAESCNELCARQCPDSTAFIQPPPVVVTFPGPILSSFPQQAVVGSSGAPAFGGSLGLGGLYGAGATQGSGGLCTFGRPYTSACSPCPLPRYSRKLWDTCGPC, encoded by the coding sequence ATGTCTTGCTACGACCTGTGCCCACCCAGAACCAGCGTGGCCGTGCCCCAGCCCATCGCTGAGAGCTGCAACGAGCTGTGCGCGCGCCAGTGCCCCGACTCGACGGCCTTCATCCAGCCACCGCCCGTCGTCGTCACCTTCCCCGgccccatcctcagctccttcccccagcaaGCCGTGGTGGGCTCCTCCGGAGCACCCGCCTTTGGGGGCtccctggggctggggggccTCTATGGCGCCGGGGCCACTCAGGGCTCGGGGGGCCTCTGCACCTTTGGCAGACCCTACacttctgcctgcagcccctgccccttGCCCCGCTACAGCAGGAAGCTCTGGGACACCTGCGGGCCCTGCTAA
- the LOC140263516 gene encoding scale keratin-like, with product MSCYDLCPPKTSVAVPQPIAESCNELCARQCPDSTAFIQPPPVVVTFPGPILSSFPQQAVVGSSGAPAFGGSLGLGGLYGAGATQGSGGLCTFGRPYTSACSPCPLPRYSRKLWDTCGPC from the coding sequence ATGTCTTGCTACGACCTGTGTCCACCCAAAACCAGCGTGGCCGTGCCCCAGCCCATCGCTGAGAGCTGCAACGAGCTGTGCGCGCGCCAGTGCCCCGACTCGACGGCCTTCATCCAGCCACCGCCCGTCGTCGTCACCTTCCCCGgccccatcctcagctccttcccccagcaaGCCGTGGTGGGCTCCTCCGGAGCACCCGCCTTTGGGGGCtccctggggctggggggccTCTACGGCGCCGGGGCCACTCAGGGCTCGGGGGGCCTCTGCACCTTTGGCAGACCCTACacttctgcctgcagcccctgccccttGCCCCGCTACAGCAGGAAGCTCTGGGACACCTGCGGGCCTTGCTAA
- the LOC140263470 gene encoding scale keratin-like: MSCYDLCPPRTSVAVPQPIAESCNELCARQCPDSTAFIQPPPVVVTFPGPILSSFPQQAVVGSSGAPAFGGSLGLGGLYGAGATQGSGGLCTFGRPYTSVCSPCPLPRYSRKLWNTCGPC; encoded by the coding sequence ATGTCTTGCTACGACCTGTGCCCACCCAGAACCAGCGTGGCCGTGCCCCAGCCCATCGCTGAGAGCTGCAACGAGCTGTGCGCGCGCCAGTGCCCCGACTCGACGGCCTTCATCCAGCCACCGCCCGTCGTCGTCACCTTCCCCGgccccatcctcagctccttcccccagcaaGCCGTGGTGGGCTCCTCCGGAGCACCCGCCTTTGGGGGCtccctggggctggggggccTCTACGGCGCCGGGGCCACTCAGGGCTCGGGGGGCCTCTGCACCTTTGGCAGACCCTACACTTCTgtctgcagcccctgccccttGCCCCGCTACAGCAGGAAGCTCTGGAACACCTGCGGGCCTTGCTAA
- the LOC140263471 gene encoding feather keratin 3-like, whose protein sequence is MSCYDLCPPKTSVAVPQPIAESCNELCARQCPDSTAFIQPPPVVVTFPGPILSSFPQQAVVGSSGAPAFGGSLGLGGLYGAGATQGSGGLCTFGRPYTSPACSPCPLPRYSRKLWDTCGPC, encoded by the coding sequence CCAAAACCAGCGTGGCCGTGCCCCAGCCCATCGCTGAGAGCTGCAACGAGCTGTGCGCGCGCCAGTGCCCCGACTCGACGGCCTTCATCCAGCCACCGCCCGTCGTCGTCACCTTCCCCGgccccatcctcagctccttcccccagcaaGCCGTGGTGGGCTCCTCCGGAGCACCCGCCTTTGGGGGCtccctggggctggggggccTCTACGGCGCCGGGGCCACTCAGGGCTCGGGGGGCCTCTGCACCTTTGGCAGACCCTACActtctcctgcctgcagcccctgccccttGCCCCGCTACAGCAGGAAGCTCTGGGACACCTGCGGGCCCTGCTAA